The Paenibacillus sp. 481 DNA window ATCGAATGGTCTGCCGACAAATCCGTGACCACCTGCATGATGTGACGTCTTTCTTCTGAGCCCAACACGTACTCGGATTGCTCGGTCACTTCCAGATTGTCCTCGCCCAGACGAAACGTAAGTGCCTCATTCGTACTCGTAAACGCTTGCGCCCATCCACTTTCTTCTTGTTCTACCAGTTTCACAAAAATCTCTACCCAACATTCCTTCTCGTTAAAATAAGTACCTGTATGCTGCTCAATTTGCGAGGTCAGCGCTAATACGGGTACCCCTGGCAACAGCACGAAATATTGATGACATGTAAGCCCCTTGAATGATTTATGTTGATTAATTTCATAGCTAACGCGAATGCCTTGCCACTTATTTTGCTTGTTGTCTGTTAGTTGAACGAAGTGTGCAGTCCGTTCTTCTTTGATGAGCGACATATTGCTGAGTCCGTTAAAATTCGTCGTAATTCCGCCTGCCCATGGGTTCCACCATGATTTAGGTGTAAGCTGCGGGAAACTGCTATCCAGCCATTCCTCTCCTGCAAACGTTAACGAGAACAGTCCTGGAAAAAAGGTTGGCGCAGCTTTGATTCGAATGGTACCATTATCCGCCGAGAAAACGTCATGTTCGGCTTCAGTCGTGCGCTCTAGTGCGATTTGCTGCTGCGATTGCGCAAATACGACGCTCTGGCATATCGAATCATGCGTCGTGAATCGTGCATTCATCTGCACGCTTGCGTACCCGTTGTTGGGTGTAGACAACGGGAGCGGGAGCACGAACGCGGTACAGGTCGCTTCGTCTTCCTCCGCATACGTTTCACTATGCATATGCTCGCCGCATGAAACGGAAATTTCACCTTCCCAGTGCAGCAGCTTATAGTCTTTCACTTCAATCGGAATATCACCTTGTACAAACGGATTGTGTCCATTCACGATAAGCTCCGTTGAGCGTACGAGCGGGATGGACTGAATCGGCTCGTCCTGCTCAAATTGTTGCAATGCAAATGCTCGCCATTGCTTCCAATCCGTAACGTTATCGGGCAAGAAATACATCGGTTCACAAGCTTTTGTCTCACGCGCAGACAATGGCCCGATATGAATATCTAATGCGATGCTATTACGTTCAAATCGTAGCTGGTGGCGAGGGGACCAGCACACACCGCGCATCGTAGCAAGCCCAAGATAGATGAGCCAGCTCTCACTGACTTTGCTTGCATCCCAATAGCCGTAATCGCTGCCATGATAATCGGTTATCGCCATAGCACGTCCTTCATACGGCATCATGACTCGATTCGCGGCATCATAAATCGACTGTTCCAGCCACAAATCGTGCGTACTCGCCGTTGTGGACGTATTTTCAACCTCAAACCAATGCTTGACCGTTCCGTCACCATAAAGCAGTGTGTAGCTGTATAGCACAAGTTGCGCGAACGACTCGGAACGATAACTCATTTTTAAACCGTACGCTCCCGCTTGCTCGAAATCTTCGACCTTATCGGGTTTCTTTTTCGAAAATTCGCTAGAAAAAGGTTTCCCTAATCTCGGATAGTCGAGCTCAATTGGCGAATCGTCCACATCCAGCTTAACTAATGAACACGTGTTCTCTCCTTTATCAAATAGGAGCTGGAACTTCCCGTGCATAAGCTGCCATTCCGTTTCCGTTTCACCAAATACTCGAGCACCTAAGCCAGTAAATCCCGCGCTAACCTTGTACTCAAATGACAATTCAGAGCCATTATCTTGTCTTGCTTGTATATGTAATATGGCCGTGTAAAAACCAAAATTACATAGACGGTAAGCTACTGGTATCGATGTCTTTCCCTTTGCAGCAAGCGATATCGAATGAAACCGTTGTTCAAATTGAATATGCGGCTGAGCAGGTAGTTCAAACGTGTAGGTCATCTCCGTAGCACCATGGTTTTCAACATCCAAGTACAATTGCGCTGGACGGTTTAAGTATCCGATTGGGCTCGGGACATGCATCTGAATCGATGCCGGATAGTTCGTCAGAACACCAATTTTCAATTCAGCGTGTAGACCATTGATCCAAACGTTCGTACGAACACCTGGGTGCGTCCGCCAGTCATTTTGCCGCTCAGCAATCGGCTCGACGTCGAAGCTTGCGTGCAGGACACACTCGCCACTAACTTCCGTGTCATGCGTCCATGCAAATGAAATATGCTCGTCATCCATGCCTTGCAGACGGATGTGCAGCGGATTGTCAGTCTTATTGACAAGACGATACGCAATTTGATATCGACGGCCGAATACGAGCTCCGCACATTCAACGGTCGCCTCTACCATATAGTCATCGGTTTCAATAAGTCGCAGCCCCCGGCCACGCTGTTCAAATTCGATCCGCAGCATGCTACCATGATGGTTCCACGCATATTCGTAATAATCAAATCCGTTCTCTTTCTTCCCGTCACGCTCAATCGCGATCGGCCGTATGGAATCGGTATACCAATCCGCCTGATTAAAATAAGCCGCAACCGCTTCGGTCTGCAATATCGATGGCATAAAATTCATAAAATGCGTGCAATCGTCCCGATCATTCCAAAAAAATCCGCATTTTTTGTAAAGCGGAACGGCTTTCGTATTGCCAGCCCACGTATACAAATCAAGCCGCGGCCAACCAAGCCGCACCGTTTCCTTGACTGCTTCTAGCACGAGCTGTTTGCCTATTTTGTGGCCGTGATAAGACGGACGGACATTTAAAAGATTAATGTATAACGCCCCTGTATCTTCGCGGTATTCAGAAAGGCTCATATACCCAACGACAACATCTTCGATCATAGCTAATTGGACGAGCAGAGCATCCGAAGCGCTTTCCTGCTCCACGATTTGCTGCGCCGTCATAACCGTACTGCCTCCACCCCAACCCTCGTGACTATCATTCCACATGTCCGCAACCGCTGCGGCCAGATCAGGTTCATAGCGAACAATACGTAGTTGCTCCATTTCTGTTATCCCCCCCTTTGATGAACGTTAGAAGCACAAGTAAGCGATACGATTATCAAGTTTTTTTGCATGCATATAAAAAAGTTGTGTTAGAGAAACTTAATCATATGAGAAAAAGGAGTGTAAACATATTGCTGTATGTGTACAGTGCTATCTGTCTTATTGGTGGACTGCTAATCGTGAATGCCATTTATTCGTATCAAAGCATACACATTGATCCCGCGTTTTGGACGACGCTCAAATATCAAGTAGCCGTGCTGCCGCTCTTTTTGGCGGCGAGTATGCTTATCGGATATGGTGTAAAGTTTGGTCATAAAGTGCTTGGCAACTTGACATTCGTCCTCACCGTATCAAAAGGGATTGAAATTGTCATTTGTGTGTTGATGGGCTTTCTGTTTATGCGTGAAATTCCGACGTGGAAGACGTGGCTCGGGTTGAGCATCGTTGTGGTCGGCTTTTTTATTACGAAAATGAAATGATCGTTGACCAAGCAGCAGTGCAGCGGTGGCCTTCATTAGCCGAATGCTTGTGAAGCTATACCATACAATTGGCCATCGCGTGCTGGCAGCTGCGCGTTGCGATTCATCATGACAGGAGGCGTACGTGCTTCCTTAAATCCACACTTGTCCAGTTCGAATAAGAACGCGGGATTACCCATAGGCACATCTATCCGCAACACGTCTGACTTACCCGCAACAAGCTGTTCAACTAAAAATACAGCTGCCTCATGATCAGGTGCCACTATTGGCCCTACAATGAGGTTCGCAGCTGTCTGAATCGTCATGCCAAAGCCAATAGGCTCGCCTTCTGGAGTACGTAAAATGAGACATGTATCAGCTTGTTGAATTCGTGCAGCCAAGAAGATGGCGCGGCTATAACCTGAGGCATGTCTATCTAGATGGTGCACAGCCTCAAAGTCATCATCCGTATAAGGAACGACTCTATATTCGTCGTGCAAAGCAGCGTCGCGGATAGGATTCAAAGGCACAAACTGCTCACAAAGGCAGACGTGAACTGCGCTGACCGCGCTGAAGCCAAGCTTCTCATATAGAGGACGGCCTTGCACAGTCGCAACAAGTATGAAGGCAACGTGATCAGGCACGCTATCCATGCATGCCTTAATGACTTGTGTTCCATAGCCTAAGCCACGCACATCGGGGTGCACGATGACGAAGCCGATAGACGCAATCGGTTGCGCCTCAAGCGACGTGGATTCATACGGAATAATGGCGGCGGATGCGATCACGCGGCCTTGCTCATTTTTAACCCCGAACACGCTACCTGTAGCTAGTAAAATCTTTACTTCTGCTAGATTATAATCCCAACCTACACGCTGTGATAAAGCGAGCAAATCAGCAAGATCATGGTCACTGCAAGTCACTAGATGTACGATGTGAAGTCTCCTCCTTTAAGCTGCCAAATGACACTCATTTACTCATGATGAGAACGAGGAAATTTGTTCCATTATACGACACGTGCACAACCGAATACAACTCCACCTCCATCCATCAGCAAGCAAACAGGCAGCCCAAAAAGAGCAAAAATTATCAAAAAAGCAGCAGCTCAGCTCGCTATGATTAGAACATGAGTTAAATCACGGCTCGCTAAGGTTCGCCACGGTTCGCTCATGGACGATCAACAACTTAGGTGAAGGCGGAGGTATATACGATGAACAACCAATCTCATTCGAATAACTTGAACCATGCAGAGAGGGGTAACCACTCCGATCGCTACGAAAGCTTAGAAAGCTCAGAAAGCTCAGAAAGCTCAGAAAGCTCAGAAAGCTCAGAAAGCTCAGAAAGCTCAGAAAGCTCAGAAAGCTCAGAAAGCTCAATGAATTGTGGACCAACCGAACATTCGGAGCAACACGATCATTCCGTAGAGGCTGATCTTCCGCAACATGCAAAGGAGTCTGTACAAGGTTACTTTGTGCAGCTGCAAGGCAGCAGTTATGAGGTCGGACGGCAGCAAGCTCTATTTGTGAAACGGTATCCGCACTTGCTGCATTCCCTGCTCGCCCCTCCGCAGCAACGCGTCGGGACAAGCTGGCAGGAGCATGCACAACTGCTCGACACATACTGTGCGGGACTTAACGAAGAGCTGGCGGGCTTTTGCGAGGAGCTTCAATTGTCTCCTGCTCAGCTCCACTATGTGGATAGCACGTGGTTAACGACGGGGTGCAGCA harbors:
- a CDS encoding GNAT family N-acetyltransferase — protein: MEQLRIVRYEPDLAAAVADMWNDSHEGWGGGSTVMTAQQIVEQESASDALLVQLAMIEDVVVGYMSLSEYREDTGALYINLLNVRPSYHGHKIGKQLVLEAVKETVRLGWPRLDLYTWAGNTKAVPLYKKCGFFWNDRDDCTHFMNFMPSILQTEAVAAYFNQADWYTDSIRPIAIERDGKKENGFDYYEYAWNHHGSMLRIEFEQRGRGLRLIETDDYMVEATVECAELVFGRRYQIAYRLVNKTDNPLHIRLQGMDDEHISFAWTHDTEVSGECVLHASFDVEPIAERQNDWRTHPGVRTNVWINGLHAELKIGVLTNYPASIQMHVPSPIGYLNRPAQLYLDVENHGATEMTYTFELPAQPHIQFEQRFHSISLAAKGKTSIPVAYRLCNFGFYTAILHIQARQDNGSELSFEYKVSAGFTGLGARVFGETETEWQLMHGKFQLLFDKGENTCSLVKLDVDDSPIELDYPRLGKPFSSEFSKKKPDKVEDFEQAGAYGLKMSYRSESFAQLVLYSYTLLYGDGTVKHWFEVENTSTTASTHDLWLEQSIYDAANRVMMPYEGRAMAITDYHGSDYGYWDASKVSESWLIYLGLATMRGVCWSPRHQLRFERNSIALDIHIGPLSARETKACEPMYFLPDNVTDWKQWRAFALQQFEQDEPIQSIPLVRSTELIVNGHNPFVQGDIPIEVKDYKLLHWEGEISVSCGEHMHSETYAEEDEATCTAFVLPLPLSTPNNGYASVQMNARFTTHDSICQSVVFAQSQQQIALERTTEAEHDVFSADNGTIRIKAAPTFFPGLFSLTFAGEEWLDSSFPQLTPKSWWNPWAGGITTNFNGLSNMSLIKEERTAHFVQLTDNKQNKWQGIRVSYEINQHKSFKGLTCHQYFVLLPGVPVLALTSQIEQHTGTYFNEKECWVEIFVKLVEQEESGWAQAFTSTNEALTFRLGEDNLEVTEQSEYVLGSEERRHIMQVVTDLSADHSILYLNQEVCKVGVSRNIHVAHRDSMWTTPTFIMFGEQKIPSGALDALKAIRFSMATNIDEQRGG
- a CDS encoding GNAT family N-acetyltransferase — encoded protein: MTCSDHDLADLLALSQRVGWDYNLAEVKILLATGSVFGVKNEQGRVIASAAIIPYESTSLEAQPIASIGFVIVHPDVRGLGYGTQVIKACMDSVPDHVAFILVATVQGRPLYEKLGFSAVSAVHVCLCEQFVPLNPIRDAALHDEYRVVPYTDDDFEAVHHLDRHASGYSRAIFLAARIQQADTCLILRTPEGEPIGFGMTIQTAANLIVGPIVAPDHEAAVFLVEQLVAGKSDVLRIDVPMGNPAFLFELDKCGFKEARTPPVMMNRNAQLPARDGQLYGIASQAFG